One part of the Verrucomicrobiia bacterium genome encodes these proteins:
- a CDS encoding sulfide/dihydroorotate dehydrogenase-like FAD/NAD-binding protein → MHPVISSAPLSPNVTRLDVKATRIAQIRQPGQFVIVHLANHSERIPLTIADADQEAGTIALVIQAVGKSTRELVALQPGQAIADIAGPLGKPTEMIQSGRALCIGGGVGTAVVHPIAQGLARRGVTVISIIGGRSKDWVIFEPELRRLGEVHVCTDDGSYGRHGFVTDAARDLLTGGNIDVVYAVGPVPMMRAVVNLTKPLGVHTIVSLNPVMVDGTGMCGGCRVAVGGQTLFACVDGPEFDGHLVDFELLMDRLSTYREFEQQALAACDAGACRIGLRDRSA, encoded by the coding sequence ATGCATCCAGTCATTTCCAGCGCGCCCCTCAGCCCCAATGTCACCCGTCTCGATGTTAAGGCAACGCGCATCGCCCAAATCCGGCAGCCGGGCCAATTTGTCATTGTCCATCTTGCGAACCACTCTGAACGAATTCCATTGACGATCGCGGATGCGGACCAGGAAGCGGGGACGATCGCCCTGGTCATCCAGGCCGTTGGCAAGAGCACGCGCGAACTGGTCGCCCTTCAACCCGGGCAAGCCATTGCCGATATCGCCGGCCCGCTGGGGAAGCCGACTGAAATGATTCAGTCCGGGCGGGCACTGTGCATTGGGGGCGGAGTAGGAACCGCGGTGGTGCATCCGATTGCCCAGGGATTGGCTCGACGCGGGGTGACCGTCATCAGCATCATCGGCGGACGCTCCAAAGACTGGGTCATCTTTGAACCGGAACTCAGGCGCCTTGGCGAAGTGCATGTATGCACCGATGACGGGAGCTATGGCCGCCATGGATTTGTAACCGATGCCGCCCGCGACCTGCTCACCGGCGGCAACATCGATGTTGTCTATGCTGTTGGCCCAGTCCCTATGATGCGCGCTGTGGTCAATCTAACCAAACCTCTCGGCGTCCACACGATTGTCTCGCTTAACCCGGTCATGGTGGATGGGACCGGCATGTGCGGCGGGTGCCGGGTGGCGGTGGGAGGCCAGACGCTCTTTGCCTGCGTGGACGGCCCCGAGTTCGACGGGCACCTGGTCGATTTTGAACTGTTGATGGACCGCCTCTCGACCTATCGCGAGTTCGAGCAGCAAGCCCTCGCCGCCTGTGATGCAGGCGCCTGCAGAATTGGCCTGCGCGACAGGTCCGCTTGA
- a CDS encoding type II toxin-antitoxin system ParD family antitoxin: MAYALAKENQEFIERMIRMGRFNNQSEVVREALRRMEKEENCYLNPPRFSAQQLHEIYTPDAEEDQLEGLAVKAAQRSFRKRAGRAKSHEDL; encoded by the coding sequence ATGGCTTACGCGCTGGCAAAGGAAAACCAAGAGTTCATCGAACGCATGATCCGAATGGGTCGCTTTAACAATCAGAGCGAGGTGGTACGGGAGGCTTTGCGCCGGATGGAGAAAGAGGAGAATTGCTATCTCAATCCTCCAAGATTCTCCGCGCAACAACTCCACGAAATATATACCCCTGATGCCGAGGAAGACCAGCTTGAGGGGTTGGCTGTCAAGGCGGCGCAACGCTCATTCCGCAAAAGAGCAGGGCGGGCTAAGTCCCATGAAGATTTGTGA
- a CDS encoding LOG family protein — MVKTEKAPSDPELRRRVGELIRYKGGGFNEENVADIIENALKLLKDVEHTGDVRVIQTALREMRYAFKLFAPYSRVRKVTMFGSARTLPARLEYQQAVEFGRKITQAGFMVITGAGAGIMHAGHEGAGPEKSFGANIRLPWEQAANPVIREDKKLVTFKYFFTRKLIFIRHSDAIALFSGGFGTMDEGYEALTLMQTGKSQLMPLVLVDRPGGTYWKTWDKHVREHLLRDQLISPDDLNLYQITDDTDQAVKMITRFYRNFHSSRFVKDLFVIRLKHSPSDSAIEAMNEDFADIIIGQSIERIGPTPEELADGDCIDMPRIAFVFNRRDYGRLRQLIDVLNSL; from the coding sequence ATGGTCAAAACTGAGAAAGCACCCTCCGACCCTGAGCTGAGGCGGCGGGTGGGAGAATTAATCCGGTATAAAGGGGGCGGGTTCAATGAAGAGAACGTGGCGGACATCATTGAGAACGCCCTGAAGCTATTGAAGGATGTCGAGCATACCGGCGATGTGCGCGTCATCCAAACGGCCCTCCGCGAAATGCGCTATGCCTTCAAACTTTTTGCTCCTTACTCCCGCGTCCGGAAGGTCACTATGTTCGGCTCCGCCCGCACGCTGCCCGCCCGGCTGGAGTACCAACAGGCGGTTGAGTTTGGCCGCAAGATTACGCAAGCCGGTTTTATGGTCATCACCGGCGCCGGCGCCGGCATCATGCACGCGGGCCATGAAGGGGCCGGCCCGGAAAAAAGTTTCGGCGCCAATATCCGCCTTCCCTGGGAACAAGCGGCGAATCCCGTCATCCGTGAGGACAAGAAGCTCGTCACGTTTAAATACTTTTTTACGCGCAAGCTCATTTTCATCCGGCATTCCGATGCCATTGCCCTGTTCTCGGGAGGGTTCGGCACCATGGACGAAGGCTATGAAGCCCTGACCCTGATGCAGACCGGCAAGAGCCAGCTTATGCCGCTGGTCCTGGTGGACCGCCCCGGGGGCACCTATTGGAAGACGTGGGATAAACACGTGCGCGAGCACCTCCTGCGCGACCAGTTGATTTCCCCCGATGACCTGAACCTTTACCAAATTACCGACGACACGGACCAGGCGGTCAAAATGATCACCCGGTTTTATCGCAACTTCCATTCCAGCCGCTTTGTTAAGGACCTCTTCGTTATCCGGTTGAAGCACTCGCCCTCGGATTCGGCCATTGAGGCGATGAACGAGGACTTCGCCGATATCATCATCGGCCAGAGCATCGAGCGCATCGGGCCGACCCCGGAGGAGTTGGCCGATGGCGATTGCATCGATATGCCGCGAATTGCCTTCGTCTTTAACCGGCGCGATTATGGCAGGCTCAGGCAGTTGATTGATGTGCTCAATAGCCTCTGA
- a CDS encoding BON domain-containing protein, whose amino-acid sequence MKKKIAFLLVAAALGLPLTFTTGCAVTHHQETAGNYARDKEITARIKTSMYADPLVKGTEVKVTSLNGVVQLSGFVNSQAAIDRAGQIAAETPGVVKVYNNLLLPTGR is encoded by the coding sequence ATGAAGAAAAAAATCGCCTTTTTACTGGTCGCGGCAGCCTTGGGCCTGCCTCTGACGTTCACCACCGGGTGCGCCGTGACGCACCATCAGGAAACCGCGGGCAATTACGCGCGCGACAAAGAAATCACGGCTCGGATCAAGACCTCAATGTACGCCGACCCTCTTGTGAAGGGGACTGAGGTCAAAGTAACTTCGCTCAACGGAGTCGTTCAGTTGAGCGGCTTTGTCAATTCGCAGGCCGCCATAGACCGTGCCGGCCAGATCGCCGCTGAAACCCCGGGCGTGGTGAAGGTGTATAACAACCTGCTGCTGCCCACTGGCCGGTAG
- a CDS encoding M3 family oligoendopeptidase, translated as MSLLPFDSLPPYKSRRFVPEKADLGDWAQVAPLFQGLETKIAQSIRPAELEQALLEWSELSAALDEESSKRYIAMTCHTESPDAEKAYLHFIENIEPQAKPCQFKLAQLYVTHPARGQMPPERYQVFDRDTQLQVELFRPENVALETQDAKLSQQYQKLSGSLTVQFRGEEKTLIQMGRYMEEPDRSLRQEAWELVTKRRLQEAEKFDDLFDGMLAARNQIARNAGFPNYRDYMFRKLGRFDYTPADCFAFHEAVEAEVMPVVRGLQAERRRLLGLESLRPWDLAVDVLNRPPLRPFEQVDQMVERTRRIFEHLDGELAHGFYQMQELRLLDLDNRKGKAPGGYQSTLAEARVPFIFMNAVGLQRDVETILHEAGHAFHALATREEDLHAYRSAPIEFCEVASMSMELLGNELVDEFYSAADARRARRNHLERVMDVLPWIATVDAFQHWIYTHPDATRADRSAAWVELMQRFGGDVDWTGFEQARARLWHRQLHIFTHPFYYIEYGIAQLGALQVWANSKKSKAEALKNYKAALRLGGSRPLPQLFAAAGCPFSFDRRTMGPLVKLVRDELATLAQ; from the coding sequence ATGAGTTTGCTGCCCTTTGATTCTTTGCCGCCGTATAAGAGCCGGCGCTTCGTTCCGGAGAAGGCCGATCTAGGCGATTGGGCGCAAGTCGCGCCGCTGTTCCAGGGGCTGGAAACCAAAATCGCCCAATCCATAAGGCCCGCCGAACTCGAACAAGCGCTCCTGGAGTGGAGCGAGTTGAGCGCCGCGCTGGATGAGGAATCCTCGAAACGCTACATCGCCATGACCTGCCACACGGAGAGTCCGGATGCAGAGAAGGCCTATCTGCATTTCATCGAAAATATCGAGCCACAGGCCAAACCGTGCCAATTCAAACTCGCACAGCTTTACGTGACTCATCCGGCCCGGGGCCAAATGCCCCCGGAGCGCTACCAGGTATTCGACCGCGACACTCAATTGCAGGTGGAACTGTTCCGGCCAGAAAACGTAGCGCTCGAGACGCAGGACGCCAAGCTGAGCCAGCAGTATCAAAAACTCAGCGGCTCGTTGACGGTGCAGTTTCGCGGTGAGGAAAAAACCCTCATCCAAATGGGCCGTTACATGGAAGAGCCCGACCGCTCATTGCGGCAGGAGGCCTGGGAATTGGTGACTAAGCGCCGCCTGCAGGAAGCTGAGAAGTTCGACGACCTTTTCGATGGCATGCTGGCGGCGCGCAACCAAATCGCGCGCAATGCCGGCTTCCCCAATTACCGCGATTATATGTTCCGCAAGCTGGGGCGGTTTGATTACACACCCGCAGACTGCTTCGCTTTCCACGAGGCGGTCGAGGCGGAGGTGATGCCGGTCGTGCGCGGGCTCCAGGCTGAGCGCCGCAGGCTGCTTGGGCTTGAATCGCTGCGGCCCTGGGACCTGGCGGTCGATGTGTTGAATCGCCCGCCGCTGCGTCCCTTCGAGCAAGTGGACCAGATGGTGGAGCGAACACGCCGGATTTTCGAACACCTGGACGGCGAACTGGCCCATGGGTTTTATCAAATGCAGGAGTTGCGCTTGCTGGACTTGGATAACCGCAAAGGCAAGGCCCCGGGAGGTTATCAATCCACCCTGGCCGAGGCGCGGGTGCCGTTCATTTTCATGAACGCCGTGGGGTTGCAACGCGACGTGGAAACCATCTTGCACGAGGCGGGCCACGCTTTCCACGCATTGGCGACGCGCGAGGAAGATTTACACGCCTACCGCAGCGCGCCAATCGAGTTTTGCGAAGTGGCTTCGATGAGCATGGAACTGCTCGGAAATGAATTGGTGGATGAGTTCTACAGCGCGGCGGATGCCCGGCGCGCCCGGCGCAACCACTTGGAGCGTGTCATGGACGTTCTGCCCTGGATCGCCACCGTCGATGCATTTCAGCACTGGATTTACACCCACCCCGATGCCACACGCGCGGACCGGAGCGCTGCCTGGGTCGAGTTGATGCAACGCTTCGGAGGCGACGTGGATTGGACTGGCTTCGAACAGGCCCGGGCGCGCCTGTGGCATCGTCAGCTCCATATCTTTACGCATCCCTTCTATTACATCGAGTATGGCATCGCTCAACTGGGCGCCTTGCAAGTGTGGGCCAATTCTAAGAAATCAAAAGCCGAAGCCCTGAAAAACTACAAAGCCGCCTTGCGCCTGGGTGGTTCGCGTCCGTTGCCACAACTATTCGCTGCAGCCGGCTGCCCCTTTAGTTTCGACCGCCGCACGATGGGACCGCTGGTCAAACTCGTGCGAGATGAGTTGGCAACGCTGGCGCAATAA
- a CDS encoding GTP pyrophosphokinase — protein sequence MTELDLLELAIGIAVEAHRGQKDRYGAPYILHPLRIMARVETTTEKTAAILHDVVEDTNWTFDQLKKKGFPQPLLEALECVTKREGEAYEDFVKRSASNPLATRVKLADLEDNMDIRRMPEITQKDQERLEKYLRAWRFLRGIAPQP from the coding sequence ATGACTGAGCTGGACTTGCTGGAACTGGCCATAGGGATTGCCGTCGAGGCGCACCGGGGCCAGAAAGACCGCTATGGCGCGCCCTACATTCTGCATCCATTGCGCATCATGGCGCGGGTGGAAACCACGACCGAGAAAACAGCCGCCATCTTGCACGACGTGGTCGAAGATACGAATTGGACATTTGACCAGTTAAAAAAGAAGGGCTTTCCCCAACCGCTTTTGGAGGCGCTCGAATGTGTGACGAAAAGGGAAGGCGAGGCCTACGAAGATTTCGTGAAACGTTCGGCGAGCAATCCTTTGGCAACACGGGTCAAACTGGCCGACCTGGAGGACAACATGGACATCCGGCGCATGCCTGAAATCACACAGAAAGACCAGGAGCGTTTGGAGAAATACTTAAGGGCCTGGCGTTTCCTGAGGGGCATCGCACCGCAACCCTGA
- the tsf gene encoding translation elongation factor Ts, protein MSEINAAAVGKLREMTNAGMMDCKKALIEAKGDLNVAVDILRKKGAATATSKGAREAKEGIIAQYIAPGGKLGVLVEINSQTDFVARNELFRAFADDVARGLAADAKADFESARVALVAKIRENIQIPRHARMEVSGNGMVAAYIHTGAKVGVLVEVGAGKESTVAQDDFKQLVKDITLQIAAGHPYAVSREQVPADVIAKEREIASQSDRLKGKPPQALEKIIQGMLEKFYQTYCLVDQGFVKKNSEISLKEHVASVAKQLGDEITIRRFVRFQVGEAPAA, encoded by the coding sequence ATGTCTGAGATAAATGCTGCCGCAGTCGGTAAACTGCGCGAGATGACCAACGCCGGGATGATGGATTGCAAAAAGGCGCTCATCGAGGCTAAAGGGGACCTGAATGTCGCGGTGGATATTCTGCGAAAGAAAGGGGCCGCGACGGCCACTTCGAAGGGCGCCCGCGAGGCCAAGGAAGGGATTATAGCGCAGTATATAGCCCCGGGCGGGAAGTTGGGCGTCCTCGTTGAAATCAATTCCCAAACCGACTTTGTCGCCCGCAACGAGTTGTTTCGGGCGTTTGCCGATGACGTGGCCAGGGGCCTGGCCGCCGATGCGAAAGCTGATTTCGAATCCGCGCGGGTGGCGCTGGTGGCCAAAATACGGGAGAACATCCAAATCCCGCGGCACGCGCGGATGGAGGTCAGTGGCAACGGGATGGTAGCGGCTTACATCCACACGGGGGCGAAGGTAGGGGTGCTGGTCGAGGTGGGCGCCGGCAAGGAGAGCACGGTGGCTCAGGACGATTTCAAGCAACTGGTCAAAGACATCACGCTACAGATAGCCGCCGGACATCCTTACGCGGTTTCCCGGGAGCAAGTCCCGGCCGACGTCATTGCAAAGGAGCGGGAAATTGCGTCGCAATCCGATCGGCTCAAAGGCAAGCCTCCGCAGGCTCTCGAGAAGATCATCCAGGGCATGCTCGAGAAATTTTACCAAACCTATTGCCTGGTGGATCAGGGTTTTGTCAAAAAGAACTCCGAAATCTCGCTCAAGGAGCACGTCGCGTCTGTAGCCAAACAGTTGGGCGATGAAATCACCATCAGGCGTTTCGTCCGCTTCCAGGTGGGTGAGGCGCCGGCGGCCTGA
- the rpsB gene encoding 30S ribosomal protein S2 — translation MPVGAGGHNNTEYNPVFRGMIRLSGGFLTKGKIVISIGVKELLDAGVHFGHLTKRWNPKMKPFIFDARNGIHIIDLSKTLNQLEAACNFLSETVRRGGNVLFVGTKKQAQQAVKETAKECGQFFVTERWLGGTLTNFATIKRSIGRLKQIEKMEADGTINQYVKQEQSVIRREAARLVKFFDGIRTMDKLPGAMFVVDVKREHNAVAEARRLKIPVVAIVDTNCDPDLVDFPVAGNDDATRSVRMILATIGQAVTQAKAEYEAKYARRKSVEEATAAPAAPVAEAAPVLPQEVSAPPAAVPPPA, via the coding sequence GTGCCGGTTGGCGCAGGCGGCCACAACAACACTGAATACAATCCCGTGTTCCGCGGGATGATTCGCCTGAGCGGCGGATTCTTAACCAAAGGAAAAATTGTGATTAGTATTGGAGTAAAGGAACTGCTGGACGCCGGCGTCCATTTCGGCCACCTCACCAAACGGTGGAACCCCAAGATGAAGCCTTTCATCTTCGACGCGCGCAACGGCATTCACATCATCGACTTGAGCAAAACGCTCAATCAACTGGAAGCGGCCTGCAATTTTCTGAGCGAAACGGTCCGGCGTGGCGGCAACGTGCTCTTTGTCGGGACCAAGAAGCAGGCCCAGCAAGCAGTCAAAGAAACCGCCAAGGAATGCGGCCAGTTCTTCGTCACCGAACGCTGGCTGGGCGGGACGCTCACCAATTTTGCCACCATCAAACGCTCCATTGGCCGGCTCAAGCAGATCGAGAAGATGGAAGCCGACGGCACCATCAACCAATACGTCAAACAGGAGCAATCGGTCATTCGCCGTGAAGCCGCCCGGTTGGTCAAATTCTTTGACGGCATCCGAACCATGGACAAATTACCCGGGGCCATGTTTGTGGTGGACGTCAAACGCGAGCACAACGCGGTGGCCGAGGCGCGCCGGCTCAAGATTCCAGTCGTGGCCATCGTCGATACCAATTGCGATCCGGACCTGGTCGATTTCCCGGTTGCGGGCAACGATGATGCCACACGCTCGGTACGGATGATCCTGGCGACGATTGGCCAGGCCGTCACTCAGGCCAAAGCTGAATACGAAGCAAAGTACGCCCGCCGCAAATCTGTCGAAGAAGCCACCGCGGCGCCGGCTGCGCCTGTAGCAGAGGCCGCCCCGGTGTTGCCGCAGGAGGTCTCTGCTCCACCAGCGGCTGTCCCGCCCCCCGCCTAA
- a CDS encoding FtsX-like permease family protein has translation MSRLPFELLLALRYLRPKRTFVSVITLISVLGVILGVAVLIIVISVMSGFDHDLRQKILGFSPHLRVLVRGSAMHDYQSIANVVSSNRMVKVVAPYVMGRVMVETQPASGQSQVDAPLLLGINPRLEAQVSTLPTNIIEGKFDVSNRGLLVGVQFARNLDLDVGDRLLIYSPEDLKQMRKNQGKQAQQAVLPDEYTVRGIFDVGYFDYNLSFIISSLEDAQESYVLDDSVHGLMVMLNDPYQAPQVQKQLEGELGADFQITTWMQENAGILGALVVEKNVMFYLLFFIMIVAALCILSALITFVVQKTREIGMLKALGATDLQVSGLFLSQSGFVGVLGVVLGFGLGMLLLSYRNEFLHVMNKLTGFELFPASIYGFNELPALIVPRDILLICGSALLICLLGGLIPAWRAGRLKPVEALRYE, from the coding sequence ATGTCGAGGCTGCCCTTTGAACTGCTGCTCGCGCTGCGGTATCTGCGGCCCAAAAGGACGTTCGTTTCGGTCATCACGCTTATTTCGGTGCTGGGCGTCATTTTGGGTGTGGCTGTGCTGATCATCGTCATCAGCGTCATGAGCGGGTTTGATCATGATTTGCGGCAAAAGATTCTCGGGTTCAGTCCGCACTTAAGGGTCCTGGTGCGGGGCAGCGCGATGCACGATTACCAGTCCATCGCCAACGTGGTTTCCTCCAACCGCATGGTCAAGGTCGTTGCCCCTTATGTGATGGGCCGCGTCATGGTCGAGACCCAGCCCGCCAGCGGCCAATCGCAAGTGGATGCCCCGCTGTTGCTCGGCATCAATCCCCGACTAGAAGCCCAGGTCAGCACCCTGCCCACCAATATTATCGAAGGCAAATTCGACGTCAGCAACCGCGGCCTGCTGGTGGGCGTTCAGTTTGCCCGCAACCTTGACCTCGATGTGGGAGACCGCTTGCTCATTTACTCGCCCGAGGATTTGAAGCAGATGCGCAAGAACCAGGGCAAACAGGCGCAGCAAGCCGTCCTGCCCGACGAGTACACCGTGCGCGGCATCTTTGATGTGGGTTATTTCGATTACAACCTTTCCTTTATCATCAGCTCGCTCGAAGACGCCCAGGAATCGTACGTCCTCGATGACAGCGTCCACGGGCTAATGGTCATGCTCAACGACCCCTACCAGGCGCCTCAAGTCCAAAAGCAACTCGAAGGCGAACTCGGCGCGGACTTTCAAATCACGACATGGATGCAGGAAAACGCCGGCATCCTCGGGGCGTTGGTAGTCGAGAAGAACGTCATGTTTTACCTGTTGTTCTTTATCATGATCGTTGCGGCGCTGTGCATCCTGAGCGCGTTAATCACCTTCGTGGTGCAAAAGACCAGGGAGATAGGCATGCTCAAGGCCCTGGGCGCAACCGACCTCCAGGTCTCCGGCCTGTTCCTGAGCCAGAGCGGCTTTGTCGGCGTCCTCGGCGTCGTCCTCGGTTTCGGCCTGGGAATGCTCCTGCTCTCCTACCGGAACGAATTCCTGCATGTGATGAACAAGCTCACCGGCTTTGAGCTTTTCCCGGCCTCGATTTACGGCTTTAACGAATTGCCGGCGTTAATCGTGCCGCGCGATATCCTGCTGATTTGCGGCAGCGCTTTGTTGATCTGCCTGCTGGGCGGTCTCATCCCCGCCTGGCGCGCCGGCAGGCTCAAACCCGTCGAGGCCTTGCGCTATGAATAA
- a CDS encoding ABC transporter ATP-binding protein, with the protein MNNSPLVSAHAVHKTYLLGHRALEVLCGVDLELHAGDFLALRGASGAGKSTLLYLLGGLDTPNQGSIQLAGRDLSKLSRRDLARVRNEEIGFIFQAYYLLPELDALENVCLPARMARTPAERAEARGRELLERVGLKDRIEHKPYELSGGEQQRVAIARALINEPELVLADEPTGNLDSHTGEEIIELLVALRAEKKTTLIIATHDAKVATRAPHVIELVDGQVAARS; encoded by the coding sequence ATGAATAACAGCCCCCTGGTCTCGGCCCACGCCGTACACAAGACTTATCTTCTGGGGCACCGGGCTCTCGAAGTGCTCTGTGGCGTCGATCTCGAACTGCACGCGGGGGATTTTCTCGCCCTGCGCGGGGCCTCCGGGGCAGGCAAAAGCACCCTGCTGTATCTGTTGGGCGGGCTCGACACGCCCAATCAAGGCTCGATCCAATTAGCCGGACGCGACCTGTCAAAACTCTCGCGCAGGGACCTGGCCCGCGTGCGCAACGAGGAAATCGGATTCATTTTTCAGGCCTATTATCTCCTGCCTGAGCTGGACGCGCTGGAAAACGTTTGTCTCCCGGCGCGCATGGCGCGCACACCCGCAGAGCGCGCCGAGGCCCGCGGGCGCGAGCTGCTCGAACGGGTCGGCCTTAAAGACCGCATCGAACACAAGCCTTACGAGCTTTCCGGCGGCGAGCAGCAGCGGGTGGCCATTGCCCGAGCGCTGATTAACGAGCCGGAGTTGGTCCTGGCCGACGAGCCCACCGGCAACCTCGATTCCCACACAGGCGAGGAGATCATCGAGCTGCTGGTCGCTTTGCGGGCCGAAAAGAAAACCACGTTGATCATTGCCACGCACGACGCGAAGGTCGCCACCCGCGCGCCTCATGTCATCGAGCTGGTGGATGGGCAGGTCGCCGCCAGGAGCTGA
- a CDS encoding methyltransferase domain-containing protein, with translation MGAEDWEARYKSGDMPWEKGAPAPGLVDFLKARPGLPRGTVCVPGCGTGHDVCVWASAGFEAYGFDIAPSAVQLSRQRADAQRVSAQFERLDFLRDPPPRLFDWLFEHTLFCAIQPEERDAYVQAVLRWLKPNGQYIAINYLIPDSDGPPFGATRKELWRRFSPHFDLTEEWVPASYPNRTGLELMLWWKRRCGTQ, from the coding sequence ATGGGCGCAGAAGATTGGGAGGCTCGTTACAAATCGGGCGACATGCCCTGGGAGAAAGGGGCGCCCGCGCCGGGCCTGGTGGATTTTCTAAAGGCGCGCCCGGGCTTGCCGCGAGGAACGGTGTGCGTGCCCGGATGCGGCACCGGACACGACGTCTGCGTTTGGGCAAGCGCGGGATTCGAGGCCTACGGGTTTGATATCGCGCCAAGCGCTGTCCAGCTTTCGCGCCAGCGCGCCGATGCCCAGCGCGTTTCTGCCCAATTCGAGCGGCTGGATTTTCTGCGCGACCCGCCGCCGCGTTTGTTCGATTGGTTATTCGAGCATACCTTGTTTTGCGCCATTCAGCCGGAGGAGCGCGATGCTTACGTTCAAGCAGTTCTGCGATGGCTCAAACCCAACGGCCAATACATTGCTATCAATTATTTAATCCCCGATAGCGACGGCCCTCCGTTCGGCGCCACCCGGAAGGAGCTATGGCGGCGCTTCTCGCCCCATTTCGACCTGACGGAGGAATGGGTGCCGGCTTCATACCCAAACCGCACCGGCCTTGAATTGATGTTGTGGTGGAAACGGCGTTGCGGAACGCAGTAA
- a CDS encoding sigma-54 dependent transcriptional regulator: MTSEPITSEPGRNGGKIPRILIVDDDPGQRSLLDSFLRSQGFATLTAMSGERALQILRAEKFDLMISDVRMPGLTGLETLRRARQEHAVLPVLLVTAYADIREAVGAMRDGALNYLAKPIDLDELLSTVQQVTGLIKAEPVKFNANRRLPERLVAKSPLMEAVFHDASLIAPSESRVLITGESGVGKEVVADVIHGWSSRAGGPLVKVNCAAIPETLLESELFGHEKGAFTGAVAQRIGRFEMANGGTIFLDEIADMSPPLQAKLLRVTQDGLFTRVGSNKELQTNARILAATNRILEEEVKAGRFREDLFYRLNVVEINIPPLRERMEDILPLAAGFIAEFTKGKARFSSGVTGCLARYSWPGNVRELRNAMERAALLSLGELILPEHLPARIRGSVEPAPAAAVATVADPERLGEIERQAIFQALRKHGFNRTETAKALGISRRALIYKLQRFRELGFQVDAD; the protein is encoded by the coding sequence GTGACATCCGAGCCTATAACTTCCGAGCCTGGCAGGAACGGGGGCAAAATACCCCGCATCCTGATCGTCGATGACGACCCCGGCCAGCGCAGCCTGCTGGATTCCTTTCTGCGCAGCCAGGGCTTTGCCACTTTGACCGCCATGTCCGGCGAACGGGCCCTGCAAATCTTGCGGGCGGAAAAGTTTGATTTGATGATTTCCGATGTGCGGATGCCGGGGCTGACGGGTTTGGAAACCCTGCGGCGGGCCCGGCAGGAACATGCGGTGCTGCCGGTCCTGCTGGTCACTGCGTATGCCGATATTCGCGAGGCAGTGGGCGCCATGCGGGATGGGGCGCTCAATTACCTGGCCAAACCCATCGACCTGGACGAATTGCTTTCAACCGTGCAACAAGTCACCGGGCTGATCAAGGCCGAGCCTGTAAAATTCAACGCCAACCGGCGGTTGCCGGAGCGGCTGGTGGCGAAAAGCCCGTTAATGGAAGCTGTTTTTCACGATGCCTCGCTCATCGCTCCCTCGGAGAGCCGGGTGCTCATCACCGGGGAAAGCGGCGTGGGCAAGGAAGTGGTGGCTGACGTGATTCATGGCTGGAGTTCGAGGGCCGGCGGCCCGCTGGTGAAGGTCAACTGCGCGGCCATCCCCGAGACCCTCCTGGAAAGCGAGCTGTTCGGCCATGAAAAGGGGGCATTCACCGGGGCGGTGGCCCAGCGCATTGGCCGCTTTGAAATGGCCAATGGCGGCACGATTTTTTTGGATGAAATCGCCGATATGTCTCCCCCCTTGCAGGCCAAGCTCCTGCGGGTCACCCAGGACGGCCTGTTCACCAGGGTCGGCTCGAACAAGGAATTGCAAACCAACGCGCGCATCCTGGCGGCGACCAATCGCATCCTCGAAGAGGAGGTCAAGGCGGGCCGCTTCCGGGAGGATTTATTTTACCGGCTCAACGTCGTCGAGATCAACATCCCGCCCTTGCGCGAGCGGATGGAAGACATCCTGCCGCTGGCGGCCGGCTTTATAGCCGAGTTTACGAAAGGCAAAGCCAGGTTCTCCTCGGGAGTAACGGGTTGCCTGGCGCGCTATTCCTGGCCCGGAAACGTCCGCGAGTTGCGTAATGCCATGGAACGGGCCGCCCTGCTCTCGCTGGGCGAACTCATCCTGCCGGAGCATCTGCCGGCCCGCATACGCGGCTCGGTCGAACCGGCCCCGGCGGCGGCGGTCGCAACGGTGGCAGACCCCGAGCGCCTCGGTGAAATCGAACGGCAAGCCATTTTCCAGGCGCTGCGCAAGCATGGATTCAACCGGACCGAAACCGCCAAAGCCCTTGGCATCAGCCGGCGGGCGTTGATCTATAAACTCCAACGCTTCCGCGAGCTGGGGTTCCAGGTGGATGCCGACTAG